The genomic region CTTTATGTGCCACATTAAATGCTCAATTTATCGCCAAAGCACCAGATTGGCTATATATACCTTCAGTTAAAGAAATATTGCCAGGACGCAAAAGCTATACACCCCATTTAGAAGGGGATATACCAGCTGTGGTTATGGAATTTTTGTCAGATAAAGAGGGCGGAGAATACTCATTTAAACGTACCTATCCGCCGGGAAAATGGTTTTTTTATGAACAGATATTACAAGTTCCTATTTATATAATTTTTGATCCAGATGGAGGGTTAATAGAATATTATCAACTGGAAAATGAACGTTACGAACTAAAGCAACCAGACGAAAATGGTCGTCATTGGATTAAGTCAATGGGACTATTTTTAGGAACTTGGCAAGGTACAAAAGAAGGCCGTACTGGCTATTGGTTGCGATGGTGGGATAAAACAGGTAATTTGTTACCTTGGTCCTTAGAACTGATTGAACAGGAACGTCAACGAGCAGAGCAGGAACGTCAACGAGCAGAACAGGAACGTCAACGAGCAGAACAGGAACGTCAACGAGCAGAGCAGGAACATCAACGAGCAGAACAGGAACATCAACGAGCAGAACAGGAACGTCAGGAAAAAGAAAGGTTAATAGCTTATTTGCGATCGCAAGGAGTTGATCCTAATAATTTACCTAATCATGCTGGGTAAATTAGCTCTTATTCAGCATATCTCTCATCCCTTGACGATCAACCTAACCCACCAGATTAGCGTACTGCTACGCAGTGACTTCGGTATTGCACTTAAACCTACAGCTTCAATAAATAGATGATAGAATAGAAATAAATCGAGCAAAGGTAACTTTTATGGCAACCCTACTCAGTGAAAGTAAATCACAGACGGGACTAGTTATCTCATGGGAAGCGTTACCCGATGATTTTCAACTAGAGGATGAACCAGTGGACAATACAGGACAACCACTTTTAGCAGGTGCTTTGTGTGAAAGTTTAGAAATCAGTGGTTTTATTGAACCACAGATGTTAATAGCTGTTAATTTTGCTTTATGTGCCACATTAAATGCTCAATTTATCGCCAAAGCACCAGATTGGCTATATATACCTTCAGTTAAAGAAATATTGCCAGGACGCAAAAGCTATACACCCCATTTAGAAGGGGATATACCAGCTGTGGTTATGGAATTTTTGTCAGATAAAGAGGGCGGAGAATACTCATTTAAACGTACCTATCCGCCGGGAAAATGGTTTTTTTATGAACAGATATTACAAGTTCCTATTTATATAATTTTTGATCCAGATGGAGGATTAATAGAATATTATCAACTGGAAAATGAACGTTACGAACTAAAGCAACCAGACGAAAATGGTCGTCATTGGATTAAGTCAATGGGACTATTTTTAGGAACTTGGCAAGGTACAAAAGAAGGCCGTACTGGCTATTGGTTGCGATGGTGGGATAAAACAGGTAATTTGTTACCTTGGTCCTTAGAACTGATTGAACAGGAACGTCAACGAGCAGAACAGGAACGTCAACGAGCAGAACAGGAACATCAACGAGCAGAACAGGAACGTCAACGAGCAGAGCAGGAACGTCAACGAGCAGAACAGGAACGTCAGGAAAAAGAAAGGTTAATAGCTTATTTGCGATCGCAAGGAGTTGATCCTAATAATTTACCTAATCATGCTGGGTAAATTAGCTCTTATTCAGCATATCTCTCATCCCTTGACGATCAACCTAACCCACCAGATTAGCGTACTGCTACGCAGTGACTTCGGTATTGCACTTAAACCTACAGCTTCAATAAATAGATGATAGAATAGAAATAAATCGAGCAAAGGTAACTTTTATGGCAACCCTACTCAGTGAAAGTAAATCACAGACGGGACTAGTTATCTCATGGGAAGCGTTACCCGATGATTTTCAACTAGAGGATGAACCAGTGGACAATACAGGACAACCACTTTTAGCAGGTGCTTTGTGTGAAAGTTTAGAAATCAGTGGTTTTATTGAACCACAGATGTTAATAGCTGTTAATTTTGCTTTATGTGCCACATTAAATGCTCAATTTATCGCCAAAGCACCAGATTGGCTATATATACCTTCAGTTAAAGAAATATTGCCAGGACGCAAAAGCTATACACCCCATTTAGAAGGGGATATACCAGCTGTGGTTATGGAATTTTTGTCAGATAAAGAGGGCGGAGAATATTCATTTAAACGTACCTATCCGCCGGGAAAATGGTTTTTTTATGAACAGATATTACAAGTTCCTATTTATATAATCTTTGATCCAGATGGAGGATTAATAGAATATTATCAACTGGAAAATGAACGTTACGAACTAAAGCAACCAGACGAAAATGGTCGTCATTGGATTAAGTCAATGGGACTATTTTTAGGAACTTGGCAAGGTACAAAAGAAGGCCGTACTGGCTATTGGTTGCGATGGTGGGATAAAACAGGTAATTTGTTACCTTGGTCCTTAGAACTGATTGAACAGGAACGTCAACGAGCAGAACAGGAACGTCAACGAGCAGAACAGGAACATCAACGAGCAGAGCAGGAACGTCAACGAGCAGAACAAGAACATCAACGAGCAGAACAGGAACGTCAACGAGCAGAACAAGAACATCAACGAGCAGAACAGGAACATCAGGAAAAAGAAAGGTTAATAGCTTATTTGCGATCGCAGGGAGTTGATCCTAATAATTTACCTAATCATGCTGGGTAAATTAGCTATGTAAATGTAGGTTAGGTTTCATACTTCAACTGACCCACTTAAATAGATGATAGAATAGAAATAAATCGAGCAAAGGTAACTTTTATGGCAACCCTACTCAGTGAAAGTAAATCACAGACGGGACTGGTTATCTCATGGGAAGCGTTACCCGATGATTTTCAACTAGAGGATGAACCAGTGGACAATACAGGACAACCACTTTTAGCAGGTGCTTTATGTGAAAGTTTAGAAATCAGTGGTTTTATTGAACCACAGATGTTAATAGCTGTTAATTTTGCTTTATGTGCCACATTAAATGCTCAATTTATTGCCAAAGCACCAGATTGGCTATATATACCTTCAGTTAAAGAAATATTGCCAGGACGCAAAAGCTATACACCCCATTTAGAAGGGGATATACCAGCTGTGGTTATGGAATTTTTGTCAGATAAAGAGGGCGGAGAATACTCATTTAAACGTACCTATCCGCCGGGAAAATGGTTTTTTTATGAACAGATATTACAAGTTCCTATTTATATAATTTTTGATCCAGATGGAGGATTAATAGAATATTATCAACTGGAAAATGAACGTTACGAACTAAAGCAACCAGACGAAAATGGTCGTCATTGGATTAAGTCAATGGGACTATTTTTAGGAACTTGGCAAGGTACAAAAGAAGGCCGTACTGGCTATTGGTTGCGATGGTGGGATAAAACAGGTAATTTGTTACCTTGGTCCTTAGAACTGATTGAACAGGAACGTCAACGAGCAGAGCAGGAACGTCAACGAGCAGAACAGGAACGTCAACGAGCAGAGCAGGAACATCAACGAGCAGAGCAGGAACGTCAGGAAAAAGAAAGGTTAATAGCTTATTTGCGATCGCAAGGAATTGATCCTCATAATTTACCTAATCATGCTGGGTAAATTAGCTATGTAAATGTAGCTCCTGTAGCATTGACTGCTCCCGCAATCAACGGTTAATAATTTAATAACCAATACTGGTAAATGAAAAGCTCCTCACCTGGTGCGGGGCTTTTTTTATGGCGTATTATTTGAGTAATGCCATGAGTTGAGGGTGTTGGGTGCTGGATCCCTTATGAGTTCACCTATAGAGATTCTAGAATAAAATCGGTAAGGTTATTTTTTAAAAACTCCTTCTCACCATGCCCAAACACTTTAACACTGCTGGACCATGTAAAGCTAATATCCACTATATGCTCTCCCCCACTGCTCGCCTACCGGATTTGAAAGCGCTAATTGATGGAGAAAATTACTTTATCATTCATGCACCGCGACAAGTAGGCAAAACCACGGCTATGATAGCTCTAGCTCAAGAATTGACTGATAGTGGGGAATACACCGCCATCATGCTCTCTGTGGAAGTAGGAGCAGGGTTTTCCCATAATCCCCAGCAAGCGGAGCAGGTTATTTTGGAAGAATGGAAACAGGCGATCAAATTTTACTTACCCAAAGAACTGCAACCATCCTATTGGCCAGAGCGTGGAGCAGACTCAGGAATAGGCAAAACTTTAAGTGAGTGGTCTGGCCAATCTCCAAGACCTCTTGTAATCTTTTTAGATGAAATAGATTCCCTAACAGATGAAGCTTTAATCTTTATTTTAAGACAATTACGTTCCGGTTTTCCCCGTCGTCCCCAGGGGTTTCCCCATTCGGTCGGATTAATTGGTATGCGGGATGTGCGGGACTATAAGGTTAAATCCGGTGGAAGTGAAAGACTTAATACCTCCAGTCCCTTCAATATCAAGGCTGAATCCTTAACTTTAAGTAATTTTACTTTATCAGAAGTGGAAGAACTTTACTTACAACATACGCAGGCTACGGGACAGGTGTTTACCACAGAAGGAATTCAACAGTCATTTTATTTAACCGATGGACAACCGTGGTTAGTCAACGCCCTAGCTCGTCAAGCTACCCAGGTTTTGGTGAAAGATCTAACCCAACCCATTACCGCTGAGGTGATTAACCAGGCTAAGGAAAATCTCATTCAGCGCCAGGATACCCATTTAGATAGTTTGGCAGAAAGATTACGGGAAGAGCGGGTCAAAACCATTATTGAACCAATTTTAGCAGGTGAAGATTTACCTGATGTACCCCAGGATGATATTCGTTATGTCCTGGATTTAGGACTGTGTCGAGACCGGGGACATGGCTTAGAAATTGCCAATCCAATTTATCAGGAAGTTCTACCTTTGGTGTTGAGTTACACAACCAGGGTTTCCATTGGAGTTATTGAACCTCGTTGGCTAAATGAACAGGGGGAACTATTACCCGATGAATTATTGGAAGCATTTCTGGAGTTTTGGCGACAACATGGGGAACCACTACTCAAAAGTGCGCCCTATCATGAGATTGCTCCCCATTTAGTGTTAATGGCATTTTTACATCGGGTGGTAAATGGTGGTGGTACGTTAGAACGGGAATATGCCATTGGTTCTGGAAGGATGGATATTTGTTTACGCTATGGCAAAGTGGTGATGGGCATAGAGTTAAAGGTGCGGAAAGAAAAGTTAGATCCGCTAACCCAGGGTTTGATTCAATTGGATAAATATCTGGATGGTTTAGGATTGGATACAGGTTGGTTAGTGATTTTCGATCGCCGTCCTGGATTACCACCCATGGGAGAGAGAATTAGTACGGAGGAAGCTATTAGTCCAGGGGGACGCACTATTACCGTTATTCGTAGTTAGGGCGATTGCGAAGCACTCCCTATGGGAGATCGCCATTGTTGTTTAAATCATTTATGTTGGGTTTCCTAGCGTCAACCCAACCTATAAACTTAAAAACTCGTCTATATACATATAAAATACTTACAGGAGGCGAAAACCCCCACCACATATAGGAAAATCCCTAATTGGCAAAATTATTAAAAATTTTGTAAAAACCCCTTTACAAAACTAAATATTTGTCTTAACATAAGTTCATAAGGTAGAAACACCTACCGGAACATACATAAATCTCTCGTAAAACCGCAATTATAAAACCATGACCACTGCCATTCAACAGCGCCAAAGCGCCAACGTATGGGATCGCTTCTGTGAGTTTATCACCAGCACCAACAACCGCCTTTACATTGGTTGGTTCGGGGTGTTAATGATCCCCACCCTTCTCGCAGCTACCACTTGCTTCATCATCGCTTTTATTGCTGCTCCCCCCGTAGACATCGACGGTATTCGCGAACCCGTAGCTGGTTCCTTGATGTATGGTAACAACATCATCTCCGGTGCTGTGGTTCCCTCCTCCAACGCCATTGGCTTGCACTTCTACCCCATTTGGGAAGCTGCATCCTTGGATGAATGGTTATACAACGGTGGTCCTTACCAACTAGTAATTTTCCACTTCTTGATTGGTGTAGCCTGCTACCTAGGTCGTGAATGGGAATTATCCTTCCGTTTAGGCATGCGTCCTTGGATTTGCGTAGCATTCTCCGCTCCCTTGGCAGCAGCTACCGCAGTATTCTTAATCTACCCCATCGGACAAGGTTCATTCTCTGATGGTATGCCCTTAGGTATCTCTGGAACCTTCAACTTCATGATTGTGTTCCAAGCAGAGCATAACATCCTCATGCACCCCTTCCACATGTTAGGAGTAGCAGGTGTATTTGGTGGTAGCTTGTTCAGCGCTATGCACGGTTCCTTGGTAACATCTTCCTTAGTAAGAGAAACAACTGAAACCGAGTCTCAGAACTATGGTTACAAGTTCGGACAAGAGGAAGAAACCTACAACATCGTAGCAGCACACGGTTACTTCGGTCGCTTGATATTCCAATATGCTTCATTCAACAACAGCCGTTCACTACACTTCTTCTTGGCAGCATGGCCAGTAGTGGGAATCTGGTTTACAGCACTGGGTGTAAGCACCATGGCATTCAACCTGAATGGATTCAACTTCAACCAATCCATCATTGATTCTCAAGGTCGTGTAATCGGTACATGGGCGGATGTAATTAACCGCGCTAACCTGGGTATGGAAGTAATGCACGAGCGTAACGCCCATAACTTCCCCTTAGACCTAGCTGCTGGTGAAGTAGCTCCTGTAGCGTTAACCGCCCCCGCAATCAACGGTTAATAATCAATACTGGTAAATGAAAAGCTCCTCACCTGGTGGGGGGCTTTTTTTATTGGTTTATTAGCCAATGTTGCTCTTTTGTGGGTAAGAAAAATCATGTATAATTTATCCCGATGATTTGGTTATAGATTTAAAACAATGAAAAGATTTCTCACCTTAGCCCTGATATTGACTTTATTTCTTGTTTCCTCTTTAAGCCTTAGCACTAGTGCTAGTTATGCTTATAGCCAGACTGATTTAGACAGACTTCAGGTCAAAATTTAGGAAAAATTGTATAGAATGTGATCTTACAGGTGCTAACCTCAGAAATGCTGACCTCGACAGTGCTAACCTTGACCGTGCTGACCTCACGGGTGCCGACCTCAGAAATGCTGCACTCAGAAACGCTGACCTCAGGCTTGCCAACCTCGACGATGCTGACCTTGAAGGTGCTGACCTCGAAGGTGCTAACCTCGAAGCTGCTCACCTCTGGCATGCTAGGCTTAGGTGTGCTGACCTCAAAGGTGCTAACCTCGTAGATGCTGACCTCGAAGGTGCTGACCTCGAAGGTGCTGACCTCGAAGGTGCTGACCTCGAAGCTGCTAACCTCACGGGTACTAACATCACGGGTGCTAACATCACATGCGATCGCACATTCTGATGATTTACGGTCAATTTACGCACCAAAGGGTCAACTCCCATTCCTGGGGGGTTGAGAACAATGGGGTATTGAGATCTCTGTCTTGGGTGTGTCCATATTCAAGACAAACTTAAACTAGTTCTTTTAGTCTTGACCTTCATAATTAAGGAATAGGTATATAAATGACGGAAAACGTTTTCCGTCATCTGACAATCCACTTATTCCAAGGGGATAGGAATGAAAGGGGCGATCGCATAATTCTCAAAGACCAAATCATTATTTTGTGGTCTGACTAAGTGGGTCGGTGGAATTAAATATAAGATGAACGTAGGTTGGGTTTCGTTACTCGACCCAACCTACAAAAGCTGGTTTCAATGAAGATCCCTTATGAGTTCGTCCATAGAACTTCTAGAATAAAATCGGTAAGGTTATTTTTTAAGGTTATTTTTTAAAAACTCCTTCTCACCATGCCCAAACACTTTAATACTGCTGGACCTTGCCAATCTGATATCCACTATATGCTCTCTTCCGCAGGGCGACTACCTCAATTGAAAGCATTAATTGATGGACGCAATTACTTTATCATTCACGCACCACGACAAGTGGGCAAAACCACTGCTATGATATCCTTAGCCCAACAATTAACTGATAGTGGGGAATATACAGCGTGAGTGGAATTAAACGCAAGATGAACGTAGGTTGGGTTGAGGAACGAAACCCAACGTCCCCATGGGCATCCTACAAATAATTGTGCCTCCCTACTTAAACCGAATTGGAGAAGCTTTGGGAATTAATTTCCAAAGCTGTGCAGTCGGTTTAAAACCTACTTGAGCTTTGATCTACGGAATTCATTCCCTGGCTCATCTATGGCTGAATAATAACATCAATTATTATCAATCCAAATAGATAAATTAACGATAAACAAATAGTAGAAAATGCGTTCCTGCTATGGGGACACCTACCAAAAGTTTTATATTGATAGTACCGGGAGAAAACAAAACATTGTGCAGCAAAAATATTAATCACTAATGCAGAAGAATAAAGATACAGCTCTGAAAAAGGGTAGATTAAAGTTATTAGATTAATCGTGCTAATACAAATTAGGTAATCCCTTGCTAACCTTGTTTGCACAAAGGCAAATATGGCAAACAGGAATGCATACCAAGAAAACATAAATGTAAATTTACGTTTGAGGTTTTCAGGTGCATTATCAAAAGTAGAAGTTCTTGCTGGAGAATAACATAATGTAGGTAACCAATCAACTAAAGGTTTTATAGGTTCTATATAACCTTTTTCTATCATTTCATCTAATACTTCAAACCTTCTTTGCATTTCTAGGCTGACGTTTTCAAAACTCATGGTAGTTATCTCCTAATATATACTGCTTCTGTGGATAAATTTTTAACCTATTTTGACAGTAAGTCAGGGAATGAAATCCCCAACTCACTTTCATTAGGGATTGCTTAATAGTTCTAAGTTTTTGATTAAACCATTTAACAATTCCATAAAACTAAGATTCCCTTGGGCCTCAAATAAACCAGAAGCCTTTCTTAAATCGCTAATAGCAGTTACTGGACTATTTAAAAGCATAAAGCAAAATCCACGAAACACATATACATAAGGGAAGTTAGAATCCATACCGATGAATGTGTCAAAATCAGTTTTAGCTGCTTGGATTCTACCTAGATTCATATAGGTTAATCCTCTAGCAAGATATAGACAAGGATTATTTGGTGATCCCTTTAAAGTCCTATTTAAATATCTGAGAGTTGCTTTGTCACTGTCAAAGTTCAAATTATTGAAACATTCAACCAATTTTATATTCCTAGGAATCGTGAATTCAGGAAACGCATTAGGTATCTCACTCACTCTTTGTGTCCCATACTCTTGGTTTTGAGCAAATGCTTTAGAGTTAATCCCTATGGTAGCCACAATCATCCCTACAGACACTAATCTTTTAATGTTCATTCTCATAACCTAAAATTTCATTAGTGTTATTAGGTATCTCCAACACATTTTTTCCAAAATTAGAAAATCCAGCTTGGTGTTAGAGATATCTAATGGTTATTCGCTTTTAAAACCCCACTTTTTTAGTCCTCAAACAAATATTAATCCTCAACTATATCCCTAAAGAAGGAGGTAGTAGCTTTTTCCCACCAGTTAAAACTATCCTCTAAATTTTTCCTGGATACACCATAATCTATGTTCACTACCATTTCCAAACAGGGATCCCCTTCTTCATCTAAATATCCCTTGCCATATCTTGTATCAGCATTCCATTTATTAATCTCAAGCAATGTTCTAGATATATTATCTTTCCTCCTTTCCCATCCCGCATAAAACAGTATATCATCGCAATCTTTACCGTCCACACATCCATAAAAGTAAATGATGTACTTGGTGTCTTTTATTGTCCCTGTAATCATTGGATCCCCTTGTCTATCCTTTCCTATAGATGCAGGGCCATATTGCTTGGCTATACTTAGTATTGTATATGGCATAGTGGCATCAAGCAGCCCAGAACCAGAGCTAGTTTGTGCCAAAACGGGCGATAATTTAGGAATAAAGCAATCAGTGGTTAAAATTCCAGATACAGCAAGAGCGCAAGCAATAAAATTACGGGTTATGTACCTATTCATCAGAATTACACCTCTTTCTTGACCTCTAAATGGACATATGAAGAACCAGGTCTATTTTTTTCAGTAATCAGCATTTTTTAGACATAAATACAAATAATTGCGTTTAATTACTATTAAATGCTTCCATTGATACCCCTCAACTACAGGCGATCGCATAATTCTCAAAGACCAAATCATTATTTCGTGGTCTGACTAAGTGGGTGGGTGGAATTAAATATAAGATGAACCTAGGTTGGGTTGAAGTATGAAACCCAACGCCCCCATCCTACAATTGTGCCTCCCGACCTACATAGAAATTGCGCGCGGGTCTATATCAGTATATAAGCCGAATTATGCGACCATGCGAATTTGTAAGTAAGTGGGTGGAATTAAATATAAGATGAAGGTAGGTTGGGTTGAAGCATGAAACCCAACACCCCCATGGGTATCGTTACTCGACCCATCCTACAAATAATTGTGCCTCTCTACTTACTGGCATTCCATAAGATTATAGTCAGACGGTAGTCCGAAAATCTCTGAAAAATTTTTAAAAATTTCCTTCAAAAGTTTTCTACTCAGATCTATATAAATTTAGAAGTCAAAAATCACTGGGAATAACCTAGGTGAAAAAAAGGACTTACCCGGCAAAAACCTGATTTGCAACCTGGCACTGTCTGGGAATCTAGCTGTTGAGTTAGATAAATCCGGTCTGACTCCGAAAATACGCCCGAATATTTTCGTCCAATTCTGCAAAATAGTCCTTCAAAAAGCGAAGAGCTAATAGAAGAAACCATGGGTGGGGAATAAACTCAAAAAAAAGTTGAGATTTTCAAAAAAACCACCCGCTAGAAACCGATAAGCTAATAGTTACCAGGAGATGTAAGAGATGAAGATTAAAGAAACATTAGTGAGCCTAATTCTCGTCGGTGGAGCTATGACTATAGGTTCCCAAGCCATAGCCGAAGATTTCTCCAGCATTAAAAATAGTTCCCCACTAAATGCATCATCTCAATTATGGCAAACTAATAACCCAGGGGTGAACAATTTCAATGGTTACGGGCAGTTCACACAACTCGGCTTATCCAGGTATACCCAAGATGGAATCCCATATAAGATACAAAACGTGCAGGTATCTTCAAGTGACGTTTGTGAATATATTAACATGGCAATTTCTGCCTTTGGTTCTGGTGATTTCCAAAAGGCAAAGATGATACTTGATGTGGTTGTTGAGCTTGACCCTAACACTAGTTATGCCTATGTTCTCCGAGGCTTATCATTCCTCATGCTAGAGAGTCCAAAATCTGCTCTGACCAACTTAGAAAAAGGTGTCAGCTTACTCATTCGAGAAGATGATTCAGAATCTCAATACCTAGCAGAGATGGTAAATAACCTAATTCCAATGGTTAAACTTCTTTACTCCTTATAGGTTCAGTCTAATAATTCTAGCCAAATCAATCAGTAAAAATTTGTGTCTTAAATTTGACTGAAGCTGAGTGATTGTGCTAAACTGGGCGGGATTATTCTCTTTGCAGAATAATTCTGCTCAATTATCCTAGTTTTGAGGGGAAACCATAGATAATGACACTTGAAGAATTCATTCAAATCCTTGCCGAACACCAGCTGTCAAAATATATCCGCAGTCAAGAAGCATTAATTAGAAGAGCCAAGCAAACAGGTAGAATGTCATACCAGGAGAGACTAATCTATATACGGCAAGCACAGGCAGCAATTCAAGATTTAAAGCAGATACTTTCCAATAGAAACATGTGTGAAAGATTGCTAGTCTACACTCAGAAGCAAAGCTCAGCTGACCAGGTAGAAACAATAGATTGGATTCTGAGGATGATAGAGTTATCTGATGGAATATACGGCAAAATTTCATTTAGCTCAGATAGCTCAGATATTTACCAAGAAGGTCTGCAAAGAACTAGAATCTGGTTCTTCGATAGATTTGTTGAGAACTATAATCCACAAGTATCATCCATTCTCACTTGGTTTAATAAAAATTTAGATTATAAATTTCGCGATCTAAGGAGAGAGAGAGAGAGAGAACCACAGAGTCTTGATGACACAACAAGAATCGGTCCCCCTCATATACCAAGTCCTGAAAACCGAAATTTTGTAGAGGAGATTGAAGCTATGCTTGAATCACTAGAAAATTGCCTAAACTCGCCAAATAGTAACTGTCCAAGATCCTGTATTCGCAACGCTCCTCATGCTAATTGCAATTCTGTAATTAGAAGCATCTTAAACTTATTATTAGCAGGAGAAGTGGAAAAATTGGGCCCAGTATGGGATACCTTATCCCGGAAATATGAAGTGTCTTCCTATTCTATGAAACAATTTATTAGGAAGGAATGCTTTACTTGCTTCAAGAGATTAACTGAGTGATATCTTAAACAGATATTTAGGTTTGAAAAAAGATAAATATCTACCAAATATCGAAACCGATGCCAAGCACAACAAGAATCTAAAAAGGTGAGGAAGGAATTAAGTATGACAAACTCAATTAGTATTGAATTAACCGATGAATACCGCCAACAGGCTTATGTATTTGCTCGAAAACAAAGAAACCAAAAGCGAGCAGAAGAAGTATATAGAAACACCCTAGTAGTTTTAGCTACTAAGAACTTTTTGGATATTTTAGGGATTAATAATGACTTATCCAAAGGCTTCTCCTGGAACTTTTTAGGACAGCAAATAGGTGATATTGCAGATTTATACTTACCAGATTTTAAGCAATCTATAGAATGCCGAGTTATCCGCAAGACAGAAAGCAAATGTCATATTCCCCAAGAGGTTCAATCAGATAGATTAGGATATCTATTCATAGAGTTAGACGACTCCTATGAAACGGCAGAAATTATAGGGTTTGTTCCTCAAGTTTCTGTTTCAGAATTACCAAGGAGTTATTTTCAAGGTCTTGACCTCTTTCTAGAACATTTGGATAAAGTTTCTGGCAAAT from Cylindrospermopsis curvispora GIHE-G1 harbors:
- a CDS encoding tetratricopeptide repeat protein, translated to MKIKETLVSLILVGGAMTIGSQAIAEDFSSIKNSSPLNASSQLWQTNNPGVNNFNGYGQFTQLGLSRYTQDGIPYKIQNVQVSSSDVCEYINMAISAFGSGDFQKAKMILDVVVELDPNTSYAYVLRGLSFLMLESPKSALTNLEKGVSLLIREDDSESQYLAEMVNNLIPMVKLLYSL